A single genomic interval of Camelina sativa cultivar DH55 chromosome 11, Cs, whole genome shotgun sequence harbors:
- the LOC104722453 gene encoding U-box domain-containing protein 35-like: MSRSPDKLALPPPPSLHTVVVALSGSSKNKNVVTWALEKFAPEGNVGFKLLHIHPMITSVPTPMGNAIPISEVRDDVVTAYRQEILWQSEEMLKPFTKMFVRRKVAVEVRVIESDNVAAAITEEVARNSTERLVIGGSSRSFFSRKSDMCSAISALMPNFCTVYVVSKGKLSCVRPSDSDGNATIRDDGSERTDSSNGSSGPTSDSTDVMSSGRDSQSRALSLPVRRLQQFPAMGRQASVPMETSSVGSDETRCMSLDAEEAKDVSSVNRSSTDTTSRWTPRLRDYEERKEAMSSSSSNREYGNVGSRFSWTGMVVDTTHSRASQQASNMSDALSEQSYSDNQVNLNFEIEKLRAELRHVQEMYAVAQTETYDASRKLGELNQRRLEEAIKLEELKLKEYEARESAEKEKQNFEKARRDAENMRERAEREIAQRREAERKSARDTKEKEKLEGTLGSPQLQYQHFTWEEIMVATSSFSEELKIGMGAYGAVYKCNMHHTTAAVKVLHSAESGLSRQFKQELEILSKIRHPHLVMLLGACPEQGALVYEYMENGSLEDRLFQVNNSPPLPWFERFRIAWEVAAALIFLHKSKPKPIIHRDLKPANILLDHNFVSKVGDVGLSTMVQVDPLSTKFTIYKQTSPVGTLCYIDPEYQRTGMISSKSDVYSFGMIVLQLLTAKPAIALAHFVESAMDSNDEFLKILDQKAGNWPIEETRELTALALCCTELRGKDRPDLKDQILPALESLKKVADKARNSLSGVSTQPPTHFICPLLKDVMNEPCVAADGYTYDRRAIEEWLEEHDTSPMTDSPLRSKSLLPNYTLYTAIMEWRSQ; encoded by the exons ATGAGTAGATCACCAGACAAACTAgcgcttcctcctcctccttcattgCATACCGTCGTCGTGGCTCTTAGTGGGAgcagtaaaaacaaaaatgtagttACATGGGCGCTCGAAAAATTTGCTCCTGAAGGAAATGTTGGCTTCAAGCTACTTCACATCCATCCAATGATTACTTCTGTACCTACACCAA TGGGAAATGCAATTCCTATTTCCGAGGTGCGAGATGATGTAGTAACTGCGTATAGACAGGAAATACTGTGGCAGTCTGAAGAGATGCTTAAACCTTTCACAAAAATGTTCGTGCGGAGAAAG GTTGCAGTAGAAGTTCGTGTGATTGAATCAGATAATGTAGCAGCTGCGATAACTGAAGAAGTTGCTCGGAATTCAACAGAGAGACTTGTCATTGGAGGCTCATCGCGTAGTTTTTTCTCAAG GAAATCTGATATGTGCTCAGCGATATCAGCTTTGATGCCAAACTTTTGTACAGTCTATGTTGTTTCAAAAGGAAAATTGTCATGCGTCCGACCATCAGACTCTGATGGAAATGCAACTATAAGAGATGATGGTAGCGAAAGAACTGATTCATCCAACGGTTCTTCCGGTCCTACCTCAG ATTCAACAGATGTAATGTCAAGTGGGCGTGACTCTCAATCTCGTGCTCTATCCCTCCCAGTCAGGAGATTGCAACAGTTCCCGGCAATGGGAAGACAAGCATCAGTTCCAATGGAGACGAGTTCAGTTGGCTCGGATGAAACCAGGTGCATGTCTTTGGATGCAGAGGAAGCTAAAGATGTTTCGAGTGTAAATAGAAGCAGCACGGATACTACATCACGTTGGACCCCACGGCTTAGAGATTATGAGGAGAGAAAAGAAGCTATGAGTTCTTCTTCTAGCAACCGTGAATATGGGAATGTTGGTAGTAGGTTTAGTTGGACTGGCATGGTGGTTGATACTACTCACTCTCGGGCTTCTCAACAAGCTTCAAACATGTCTGATGCTCTAAGTGAACAATCTTATTCAGACAACCAG GTAAACCTAAACTTTGAGATTGAGAAGTTGAGAGCTGAGCTTAGACACGTTCAAGAAATGTATGCTGTGGCTCAAACAGAAACTTATGATGCTTCTCGAAAG CTTGGTGAGCTTAACCAACGTCGGTTAGAAGAAGCCATAAAGTTAGAAGAGCTAAAGCTTAAAGAGTACGAAGCTCGGGAGTCAGcagaaaaggaaaagcaaaaTTTTGAGAAGGCGAGGAGAGATGCAGAGAACATGAGAGAAAGAGCGGAGAGGGAAATTGCGCAGAGAAGAGAAGCCGAGAGGAAATCTGCACGtgatacaaaagagaaagagaagcttgAAGGCACTCTGGGGTCTCCTCAGCTGCAATATCAGCACTTCACTTGGGAAGAAATTATGGTTGCCACTTCATCATTCTCAGAAGAGCTGAAGATCGGAATGGGAGCCTACGGAGCTGTTTACAAATGTAATATGCATCATACAACCGCAGCTGTCAAAGTTTTGCATTCTGCTGAAAGTGGTCTGTCCAGACAATTCAAGCAAGAG CTTGAAATATTGAGTAAGATTCGGCACCCACACTTGGTTATGCTTCTAGGAGCGTGCCCAGAGCAAGGAGCTTTAGTTTATGAGTACATGGAAAACGGTAGCCTGGAGGACAGACTGTTCCAGGTCAACAACAGTCCGCCACTTCCGTGGTTTGAGCGGTTTAGGATAGCTTGGGAAGTCGCAGCGGCTCTTATCTTCCTCCACAAATCAAAGCCTAAACCGATCATTCACCGTGATCTAAAACCTGCAAACATCTTGCTTGATCACAACTTTGTCAGCAAAGTTGGGGACGTCGGACTCTCAACGATGGTTCAAGTCGATCCTTTATCTACTAAATTCAcaatatacaaacaaacaagcCCCGTAGGAACGTTATGCTATATTGATCCTGAATACCAACGAACGGGAATGATATCATCGAAGTCAGATGTATATTCCTTTGGAATGATTGTTCTTCAGCTTCTAACAGCAAAACCGGCTATCGCATTGGCACATTTTGTTGAGAGTGCAATGGATAGTAACGATGAGTTTCTCAAGATCTTAGATCAGAAAGCAGGCAACTGGCCGAttgaagaaacaagagaatTGACAGCATTGGCTTTGTGTTGTACAGAGCTAAGGGGGAAAGATAGACCTGATTTGAAAGATCAGATTCTTCCGGCCCTCGAGAGCCTTAAGAAAGTAGCTGATAAGGCAAGAAACTCACTTTCCGGGGTGTCAACACAGCCTCCCACTCATTTCATCTGCCCATTACTTAAG GACGTGATGAACGAGCCGTGTGTGGCGGCTGACGGATACACATACGACCGTCGTGCGATAGAGGAGTGGCTTGAGGAGCACGACACGTCGCCGATGACAGATTCACCGTTACGTAGCAAGAGCCTTTTGCCCAACTATACCCTTTACACAGCCATCATGGAGTGGCGGTCACAGTAA
- the LOC104722454 gene encoding acid phosphatase 1-like gives MRILVNHHLLLLLSLLPLAAFSEENITSSYLIPRPLIFETQQLKNIDDNVNLLHCTSWRFAAETNNLAPWKTIPVECADYVKDYLMGKGYVFDVERVSEEAKIYASSFESNGDGKDVWIFDIDETLLSNLPYYLEHGCGLEVFNHSKFDKWVEKGIAPAIAPSLKLYKLVQDMGYKVILLTGRRENHRVVTVENLRNAGFHNWDKLILRSMDDDHKTATIFKSEKRDEMVNEGYRIRGNSGDQWSDLLGFAMSERSFKLPNPMYYIP, from the exons ATGCGGATTCTTGTGAatcatcatctccttcttctgttATCTCTGCTTCCTCTAGCGGCGTTTTCCGAGGAAAACATCACCAGCTCATATCTCATTCCACGGCCATTGATCTTTGAGACCCAGCAGCTCAAGAACATCGACGACAATGTCAATTTACTACATTGCACGAGCTGGAGATTCGCGGCGGAGACGAACAATCTCGCCCCTTGGAAAACGATTCCTGTTGAATGCGCTGACTACGTGAAAGATTACTTGATGGGTAAAGGTTACGTCTTTGATGTGGAGAGAGTCTCTGAGGAGGCTAAGATTTATGCTAGCAGCTTCGAATCTAACGGTGACGGCAAAGATGTTTGGATTTTCGATATTGATGAGACGTTATTGTCCAATCTTCCTTATTATTTGGAACATGGTTGTGG GTTGGAAGTTTTTAATCATTCCAAGTTTGATAAGTGGGTGGAGAAAGGGATAGCACCTGCCATAGCACCAAGCTTGAAACTTTATAAATTGGTTCAAGATATGGGTTACAAAGTTATCTTGCTTACAGGGCGGAGAGAGAACCACAGGGTTGTCACTGTGGAAAACCTGCGCAATGCTGGTTTCCATAACTGGGACAAGCTTATTCTAAG ATCGATGGATGATGATCACAAAACAGCGACCATATTCAAGTCTGAGAAGAGGGATGAGATGGTGAACGAAGGGTATAGAATCAGAGGCAATTCAGGTGATCAATGGAGTGATTTGTTGGGTTTTGCAATGTCAGAAAGGTCCTTCAAACTTCCAAATCCAATGTATTATATTCCCTGA
- the LOC104722455 gene encoding oleosin 18.5 kDa-like, with the protein MADTARTTHHDIIGRDQYPLIGRDRDQYQMMGGRDQYRMGRGSDYSKSRQIAKAATAVTAGGSLLVLSSLTLVGTVIALTVATPLLVIFSPILVPALITVALLITGFLSSGGFGIAAITVFSWIYKYATGEHPQGSDRLDSARMKLGSKAQDLKDRAQYYGQQHTGGEHDRDRTRGTQHTT; encoded by the exons atgGCGGATACAGCTAGAACAACCCATCACGATATCATCGGACGTGACCAGTACCCGTTGATAGGCCGAGACCGTGACCAGTACCAGATGATGGGCGGCCGAGACCAGTACCGGATGGGACGAGGATCAGACTACTCCAAGTCTAGGCAGATTGCTAAAGCTGCTACTGCTGTCACAGCTGGTGGTTCCCTCCTTGTCCTCTCCAGCCTTACCCTTGTAGGAACAGTCATTGCTTTGACTGTTGCAACTCCTTTGCTCGTCATCTTTAGCCCAATCCTAGTCCCGGCTCTCATCACCGTAGCACTCCTCATCACCGGCTTTCTCTCCTCCGGTGGGTTTGGCATTGCAGCTATAACCGTCTTCTCTTGGATTTACAA GTACGCAACGGGAGAGCACCCACAGGGATCAGATAGGTTGGACAGTGCAAGGATGAAGCTGGGAAGCAAAGCTCAGGATCTGAAAGACAGAGCTCAGTACTACGGACAACAACATACAGGTGGGGAACATGACCGTGACCGTACCCGTGGGACTCAGCACACCACTTAA
- the LOC104722456 gene encoding peptide methionine sulfoxide reductase A4, chloroplastic-like, with product MNNFFKVDPSSAAIAQGPDDDVPSPGQLFAQFGAGCFWGLELAYQSVPGVTKTEVGYSHGLVHNPTYKDVCTDTTGHTEVVRVQYDPKDCTFESLLDIFWKRHDPTSFNRQGKDVGTQYRSGIYYYTDEQERIAREAVEVQEKILDKKIATELLPATKFYRAEEYHQQYLTKGGLTCSRPSVGNGCKNAIRCGTKEVTFVS from the exons ATGAACAACTTCTTCAAAGTCGACCCTTCCTCCGCCGCAATCGCCCAAGGACCCGACGACGATGTTCCTTCTCCAGGTCAGCTATTCGCTCAATTCGGCGCCGGTTGTTTCTGGGGTCTGGAGCTAGCTTACCAGAGTGTTCCTGGTGTGACCAAGACCGAGGTTGGGTATAGCCATGGCCTCGTTCACAATCCGACTTACAAGGATGTCTGTACTGACACCACGGGACATACCGAGGTTGTCAGGGTTCAGTACGATCCTAAAGATTGCACCTTTGAGAGCTTGCTCGATATTTTCTGGAAGCGCCATGATCCAACCTCCTTCAATCGTCAG GGGAAAGATGTGGGAACACAGTATCGATCAGGCATATACTACTACACAGACGAGCAAGAGAGGATAGCTCGTGAAGCTGTTGAGGTACAGGAGAAGATCTTGGACAAGAAGATTGCGACAGAGTTACTTCCCGCTACAAAGTTTTACAGAGCGGAAGAGTACCACCAGCAATACCTGACAAAAGGTGGTCTCACGTGTTCAAGACCATCAGTTGGGAATGGTTGCAAGAATGCAATCCGATGCGGTACAAAAGAAGTGACTTTTGTTTCATGA
- the LOC104722457 gene encoding peptide methionine sulfoxide reductase A4, chloroplastic produces the protein MQVLVASPPFISAAALSKPLNSLSKAALPFSRAKPICPFPQTSRRPISVYKSPMNNLFNRLGFGSRPQAQVDPASAAIAQGPDDDVPSSGQQFAQFGAGCFWGLELAYQRVPGVTKTEVGYSHGFVHNPSYGDVCSDITGHNEVVRVQYDPKDCSFESLLDVFWKRHDPTTLNRQGNDVGTQYRSGIYYYTEEQERIARESVEIQEKILNKKIVTELLPATKFYRAEEHHQQYLAKGGRMGLRQSPEKGCKDPIRCYG, from the exons ATGCAGGTCCTCGTCGCCTCTCCTCCGTTCATCTCCGCCGCTGCTCTCTCCAAACCTCTCAATTCTCTCTCTAAAGCCGCACTCCCTTTCTCTAGAGCCAAACCCATTTGCCCTTTCCCCCAAACCTCTCGACGACCCATCTCCGTCTACAAATCCCCGATGAACAACCTCTTCAACCGCCTCGGTTTCGGCTCTCGTCCCCAAGCCCAAGTCGACCCGGCCTCCGCCGCAATCGCCCAAGGACCCGACGACGATGTTCCTTCTTCAGGTCAGCAATTTGCTCAATTCGGCGCCGGTTGTTTCTGGGGTCTGGAGCTAGCTTACCAGAGGGTTCCTGGTGTGACCAAGACCGAGGTTGGGTATAGCCATGGGTTCGTTCACAATCCGAGTTACGGGGATGTCTGTAGTGACATCACTGGACATAACGAGGTTGTTAGAGTTCAGTACGATCCTAAAGACTGCAGCTTTGAGAGCTTACTCGATGTTTTCTGGAAACGACATGATCCAACCACCTTGAATCGTCAG GGGAATGATGTGGGAACGCAGTATCGATCAGGCATATACTACTACACAGAAGAGCAAGAGCGGATAGCTCGTGAATCTGTTGAGATACAGGAGAAGATCTTGAACAAGAAGATTGTGACAGAGTTACTTCCCGCTACAAAGTTTTACAGAGCGGAAGAGCACCACCAGCAATACCTGGCAAAAGGCGGTCGCATGGGTTTAAGACAATCACCTGAGAAAGGTTGCAAGGATCCAATCCGATGCTATGGCTAA
- the LOC104722458 gene encoding ATP-dependent DNA helicase SRS2-like protein At4g25120 encodes MENLPPNRGMWNQEYTPGRLSQSFRSVKPLLDRKRPLENAAHFSNPFPQRVKESSMGTESVTHHGSSFNRIPLMELSANNTPYKRLKPGIGSPDDGCYPPPRGVSTPTPKFDLDEEVINAFQTEISRNDGVSSDPFVTPLKQPERVTLSYGCPSSSSLLDDDDLDDSILQEIDLIFEQSARKTACETPSTSINQIPYKDDKSSDLKGTLDSRDVEKFVSDSNVNSKLNEEEATVAADPALINSMPDECSKYLLSLNDRQRDAACSNISTPLMVIAGPGSGKTSTMVGRVLVLLNEGLHPSNILAMTFTTAATSEMRERIGKSAGKKAAKEITISTFHSFSLQLCRMHAEKLERTSEFSVYGHGQQRRAIIEAVRLYEEEKKNGSKASGACESGEGLNGAGAGAVCPEYAKDLSKKWQKFVTQGKASGKTPEECRKMGNEIGAKILGNYNDILKACDALDYHDLISCSVTLLSDFPEVFKECQDTWKAIIVDEFQDTSTMQYKLLRMLGSHNHITIVGDDDQSIFGFNGADSSGFDSFRRDFPNYKEVRLIKNYRSSRHIVEAASSIIKNNTKRCQSKSISSENSQGSKITVKECHNEEAQCAYVIDKIIEITNDDSTPCCSHGDIAILYRRQVSGKVFQNAFRQRKIPFNVHGVAFYRKKVVRIILAMLKTTFSECDDASYRRVFKALLPFEKEEKKKVIEHIEKISTSRKCSFISAASDIFSAKISGTFKRSQLTQGRKILQTLDMVAKLVDREQSLSAVITCVANMIPLKYLLEQRAIVDNDGGKLLNEDNDLRSVIQYLLDDVAEFLSAHCTTTGGEVDAIKESKGCKHLNSFINYISERETENFRSRKHDNENSVTLTTIHQSKGLEWDIVFIIKANENEIPLLHESNGNSSESGTSLEEERRLLYVAMTRARKKLFFLYVTVDSNWQVLQPSRFLKEIPDHLLQGDFSVNDCGKVHQNLPNKTDQSVSSFGSEELKHEESKLTENDVMNIPADDASEESIAAYALNGNNFLKRFDVEVRSVVSHLFHSWAKKRAFQEPKRLIDKVKFVIGERLAIKKNKHKDVLRALKSLLTSEEAFQYVEHVLRWEQLPADTRAHIVREKQEHFQKLRIENSMGTSEATTKQIAFLHSLGCTVTPTSRLHASRLIEQYKSL; translated from the exons ATGGAGAATCTCCCGCCGAACAGAGGGATGTGGAATCAAGAGTACACCCCTGGTCGTCTTTCTCAAAGCTTCAGAAGCGTTAAGCCGCTCCTTGACCGGAAAAGGCCACTTGAGAATGCAGCTCATTTCTCCAATCCTTTCCCTCAAAG AGTGAAGGAATCATCAATGGGTACTGAATCCGTTACTCACCATGGTAGTAGCTTCAATCGAATTCCTCTTATGGAGTTATCCGCGAATAATACACCATACAAACGCCTAAAACCAGGGATCGGGTCACCTGATGATGGTTGTTATCCTCCTCCTCGTGGCGTGAGCACCCCTACTCCTAAGTTTGATCTGGATGAGGAGGTTATAAACGCATTTCAGACGGAGATTTCTAGGAATGATGGAGTTTCATCAGACCCGTTTGTTACTCCCCTGAAACAGCCAGAAAGAGTTACACTAAGCTATGGttgcccttcttcttcttcgcttcttgatgatgatgaccttgATGATTCCATTTTACAAGAGATTGACTTGATTTTTGAACAGTCAGCGAGAAAAACAGCTTGTGAAACTCCAAGTACCAGCATAAATCAGATTCCGTATAAAGATGATAAGAGCAGTGACCTCAAGGGCACCTTAGATTCTAGGGATGTTGAAAAGTTTGTGTCAGACTCTAATGTTAACTCGAAGCTCAATGAAGAAGAGGCTACCGTTGCTGCTGATCCTGCACTGATCAATTCCATGCCTGATGAGTGTTCAAAATATTTGCTTTCTTTAAATGATAGACAGCGTGATGCAGCCTGTAGTAATATATCAACGCCTTTGATGGTTATTGCTGGTCCTGGAAGTGGAAAG ACTTCCACCATGGTTGGCCGCGTCTTAGTGTTGCTCAATGAG GGTCTACATCCATCAAATATCCTTGCAATGACTTTCACTACGGCAGCAACATCTGAGATGAGAGAACGCATAGGAAAATCTGCTGGAAAGAAAGCAGCTAAAGAGATAACAATCAGTACATTCCATTCATTTTCCTTGCAGCTTTGTCGGATGCATGCAGAAAA GTTAGAACGTACATCTGAATTCTCAGTGTATGGGCATGGGCAACAAAGAAGAGCGATAATAGAAGCAGTGCGTTTGTACgaggaggaaaagaagaatggaagCAAGGCTTCCGGTGCATGCGAGTCTGGAGAAGGTTTAAATGGTGCAGGAGCAGGAGCAGTATGTCCTGAATACGCTAAGGATCTATCAAAAAAATGGCAGAAATTTGTGACCCAG GGAAAAGCTTCCGGTAAAACTCCAGAGGAGTGCCGTAAGATGGGCAATGAGATAGGA GCTAAAATTCTTGGAAACTACAACGATATCCTAAAAGCTTGTGATGCTCTGGACTATCATGATTTGATCAGTTGTTCGGTCACACTCCTCTCTGACTTTCCTGAAG TATTCAAGGAATGCCAAGATACCTGGAAAGCCATCATAGTTGATGAATTCCAGGACACTAGCACAATGCAGTACAAGCTTCTACGAATGCTAGGGTCTCATAATCACATAACTAttgttggtgatgatgatcag TCCATCTTCGGTTTTAATGGGGCCGACAGTTCAGGATTTGATTCGTTTCGCCGAGATTTCCCAAATTACAAAGAG GTCAGGCTTATAAAAAACTATCGCTCCTCCCGCCATATTGTGGAAGCCGCATCTTCTATCATAAAAAACAATACGAAGCGGTGCCAATCAAAAAGCATTTCGTCTGAAAATTCTCAGGGATCTAAG ATTACTGTCAAGGAATGCCATAATGAGGAAGCACAGTGTGCATATGTCATTGACAAAATAATTGAAATCACCAATGATGACTCAACACCTTGTTGTTCCCACGGAGATATTGCCATTCTTTATAGGAGGCAG GTGTCAGGTAAAGTCTTCCAAAATGCATTCCGCCAGAGAAAAATACCATTTAATGTTCATGGTGTTGCTTTCTACAGGAAAAAG GTTGTCCGAATCATTTTGGCCATGCTGAAAACAACATTTTCCGAATGTGATGATGCTTCTTATAGGCGAGTGTTCAAGGCGTTGCTTCCTTTtgagaaagaggaaaagaaaaag GTTATAGAACATATTGAAAAAATCTCGACCAGTAGGAAATGCAGCTTTATCTCAGCGGCGAGTGATATCTTCAGTGCCAAGATTTCGGGTACCTTCAAAAG GAGCCAGCTTACCCAGGGACGCAAAATTTTGCAAACTCTTGACATGGTAGCAAAGCTGGTTGACAGG GAACAATCACTTTCAGCTGTAATAACATGTGTGGCAAATATGATACCACTG AAATACCTTCTTGAGCAACGAGCCATTGTGGATAATGATGGAGGAAAACTGCTCAATGAAGACAACGATCTTAGATCT GTAATCCAGTACTTACTGGATGATGTAGCTGAGTTTCTTTCCGCTCATTGCACTACAACTGGTGGAGAAGTGGATGCAATCAAAGAAAGCAAAGGCTGCAAGCACCTTAATTCATTTATCAACTATATCTCTGAGCGCGAAACTGAAAATTTTCGTTCAAGAAAACATGACAATGAAAATTCTGTCACATTGACCACCATTCATCAG TCGAAAGGTTTGGAATGGGACATAGTTTTCATAATCAAG GCTAATGAAAACGAGATTCCCCTATTACATGAGTCTAACGGCAATTCATCAGAGAGTGGAACATCACTTGAG GAGGAACGTCGCCTTCTGTACGTTGCTATGACTCGTGCTCGcaagaaactattttttttgtatgtgacAGTGGATTCAAACTGGCAG GTGCTCCAACCCTCACGATTTCTTAAAGAGATTCCGGACCATCTTCTTCAG GGAGATTTTAGCGTAAATGACTGTGGAAAAGTTCAtcaaaatcttccaaacaagACTGACCAGAGCGTCTCCAGTTTTGGATCAGAAGAATTAAAGCATGAGGAAAGTAAACTAACTGAGAATGATGTGATGAACATTCCAGCAGATGATGCCTCCGAGGAGTCAATAGCAGCATATGCACTCAATGGGAACAACTTCCTTAAGAG GTTTGATGTGGAGGTTAGATCAGTTGTCTCTCACCTATTTCACAGCTGGGCTAAGAAAAGAGCATTCCAGGAACCGAAGAGGCTGATTGACAAG GTAAAGTTTGTGATTGGTGAACGTTTGGCCATCAAGAAGAACAAACACAAG GATGTCTTACGAGCACTCAAATCATTATTGACTTCTGAGGAAGCGTTCCAGTATGTAGAACAT GTACTTAGGTGGGAACAACTTCCTGCAGACACAAGGGCTCATATAGTGCGCGAGAAACAG GAGCATTTCCAAAAACTGAGGATTGAAAACTCAATGGGCACTTCAGAAGCAACGACTAAACAG ATCGCATTTCTGCATAGTCTAGGATGCACAGTGACCCCAACATCACGTCTCCATGCGTCACGCTTGATTGAACAGTACAAATCACTCTGA